The proteins below are encoded in one region of Paramisgurnus dabryanus chromosome 2, PD_genome_1.1, whole genome shotgun sequence:
- the htra3b gene encoding serine protease HTRA3 yields the protein MQLVLYASVLFCLKYVVADIKELNSNVAETNLKCPERCDVSKCPSPSCPSGYVPDRCNCCLVCAQGEGEPCGRKDDLPCGDGLECKHPSGRRLSKGVCQCRYSSKVCGSDGNTYGNICQLKAVRRKAQQQGLPGVTNLHKGPCKTNQGPTHPSSPRFKFNFIADVVEKIAPAVVHIELFLNHPLFGRTVQLSSGSGFVMSETGLIVTNAHVVSSTTPVSGHQRLKVQMRDGDVYDATIKDIDKKSDIATIKINPHKKLSVLLLGHSADLRPGEFVVAIGSPFALQNTVTTGIVSTAQRDGKELGLRDSDMDYIQTDAIINYGNSGGPLVNLDGEVIGINTLKVAAGISFAIPSDRITRFLNDSLGKQNKEARSVKKRFIGIRMLTITEGLVEELRQQNPDFPDVSSGIYVHEVVPHSPAQKGGIKDGDIIVKLNGEPLMSTSDLKEALNEDTILLLEVRRGNDDLLFNIEPDVIME from the exons ATGCAGCTCGTTTTGTATGCATCGGTactgttttgtttaaaatacGTGGTCGCGGATATTAAAGAACTAAACTCAAATGTCGCGGAAACGAATCTCAAATGTCCGGAGCGCTGCGATGTGAGCAAGTGTCCGAGTCCGAGCTGTCCGAGCGGTTATGTTCCCGACCGCTGTAACTGCTGTCTGGTGTGCGCTCAGGGCGAGGGCGAACCCTGCGGGCGCAAGGATGATTTGCCCTGCGGGGACGGGCTGGAGTGCAAGCATCCGTCTGGAAGGAGACTGTCTAAAGGTGTGTGTCAGTGCAGGTACAGCAGTAAAGTGTGCGGCAGTGACGGGAACACATACGGTAACATCTGCCAGCTGAAAGCAGTCAGAAGAAAAGCACAGCAGCAGGGTCTGCCCGGAGTCACCAACTTACACAAAGGACCCTGTAAAACCAATCAAG GTCCCACACATCCCAGCAGCCCAAGGTTCAAATTCAACTTCATTGCTGACGTGGTAGAGAAGATCGCCCCTGCTGTGGTGCACATTGAGCTGTTCCTCAA CCATCCCCTCTTTGGCCGGACAGTTCAACTGTCGAGTGGATCAGGCTTTGTTATGTCTGAGACGGGGCTCATTGTCACCAATGCACATGTGGTGTCCAGCACCACGCCCGTTTCGGGTCACCAGAGACTCAAAGTACAGATGCGTGATGGAGACGTGTACGATGCCACCATCAAAGACATCGACAAGAAGTCAGACATCGCCACTATCAAAATCAACCCACAT AAAAAGTTGTCTGTTTTATTACTGGGTCACTCTGCAGACCTGCGACCGGGGGAGTTTGTGGTGGCCATTGGGAGTCCTTTTGCACTGCAGAACACAGTGACTACAGGAATTGTCAGCACAGCACAGAGAGATGGGAAAGAACTGGGCCTCCGTGACTCAGACATGGACTACATCCAGACCGACGCGATCATTAAC tatggaaactCAGGTGGACCACTTGTTAATTTG GATGGAGAGGTGATTGGTATCAACACCCTGAAGGTGGCTGCAGGAATCTCCTTTGCCATTCCTTCGGACAGAATCACCCGCTTCTTAAATGATTCCCTGGGAAAGCAAAACAAAG AGGCGAGATCAGTGAAGAAACGATTCATTGGGATTCGAATGCTCACCATCACAGAAGG GCTCGTGGAAGAGCTGAGACAGCAGAATCCAGATTTTCCTGATGTCAGCAGTGGGATCTATGTTCATGAAGTGGTTCCTCACTCCCCAGCTCAAAA AGGGGGCATCAAAGATGGTGACATCATAGTTAAGTTGAATGGAGAGCCGCTGATGAGCACCAGTGACCTGAAGGAAGCGCTCAATGAAGACACGATCCTGCTGCTGGAGGTGCGGCGAGGCAACGACGATCTGCTCTTTAACATTGAGCCCGATGTTATCATGGAGTGA
- the LOC135778620 gene encoding gametocyte-specific factor 1 — protein sequence MSFEGSRKKRNSGSSVQAPRWEETQDFCNPDKLLLCPYDPHHLIRACRFPYHLIKCRKNHPELVGELWTCPFNARHLMKKHELSHHISTCLDRCSVNDTYIDNGRTDSKFQIPVSTWTAPANNEDWDEEMEERARVASSFAWGVSTSRMPQDREKHSKLTAGLRAPRILPWTLGEQLH from the exons ATGTCATTTGAAGGTTCAAGAAAAAAGCGTAATTCCGGGTCGAGTGTCCAAGCTCCGCGATGGGAGGAAACTCAAG ATTTCTGCAACCCTGACAAACTGCTGTTGTGTCCCTATGACCCACATCATCTGATTAGGGCCTGTAGATTCCCCTACCACCTTATCAAATGCAGAAAG AACCACCCTGAATTGGTCGGTGAATTGTGGACATGTCCGTTCAACGCACGGCACTTGATGAAAAAACATGAGCTGTCCCATCACATCTCAACCTGTTTGGACCGTTGCTCTGTTAATGACACTTATA TTGACAATGGCAGGACTGATAGCAAGTTTCAGATTCCTGTGAGCACCTGGACTGCCCCTGCGAATAATGAAGACTGGGATGAAG AGATGGAGGAGCGTGCACGAGTAGCATCATCTTTTGCCTGGGGTGTGTCTACTTCTCGGATGCCTCAGGACAG GGAGAAACACAGCAAGTTGACCGCTGGGCTTAGGGCACCAAGGATTCTTCCTTGGACACTGGGCGAGCAGCTACATTGA